A stretch of the Gossypium hirsutum isolate 1008001.06 chromosome D07, Gossypium_hirsutum_v2.1, whole genome shotgun sequence genome encodes the following:
- the LOC121203449 gene encoding probable inactive leucine-rich repeat receptor-like protein kinase At3g03770 has protein sequence MENYSLFFILLWLPWSFFILGDSQLLNSQTQALLQLKKHLEYPKQLDSWYDRRTMFCFLPPSSKVNISCEFHSVTELKIMGDKPSIEVTDFHGFPIPNQTLSLSFSMDSFVTTLTRLTSLKVLSLVSLGIWGPLPNKIHRLSSLECLDLSSNFLFGSIPPKVSTMVKIQTLVLDDNFFNDTVHVFDFTSNLTSLSLKNNKLKQGPLDFTSLTHLKVLDLSGNRLYSHLPTIPKGLIMVSLNRNSFDGEIPPQYTLLTHLQHLDISFNNLISIPPASLFSLPNISSLNLASNMLSGSLGYYNLTCGNNLEFVDISDNRLTGSLPSCLNSESGNKVVNFSGNCLSIDHHHQHPLSYCRDKVHKDQSTQNANGLGVSVSLIVGIVVIIVLLGIAFVIICRHYCHRRISEQHLLHKSVHENSATGFSSEILNNARSISETTKLGTQGLPPCRSFTLEELNEATNNFDNSAFLGEGSYGKLYKGRLEGGSQVAIRCLPTTKKYWIRNLKLRLDMLAKIRHPHLVAILGHCIEVKQDDGSVNRVFLVYEYIPNGNFRSYLSENCVGEVLNWSERLAVLIGVCKAVQFLHTGVIPGFFHNRLKTNNILLNEHRMAKLNDYGLSIISEETNNNYKVKGEDPKSWQMTRLEDDVYSFGLILLETMIGCSLAAKKEGILRDELACLSKQEGRGRLMNPVVSATASQESISIVISITNKCIFPELWSRPSFEDILWNLQYAAQVQDQIVNKD, from the exons ATGGAGAATTATAGCTTGTTCTTTATACTATTATGGCTTCCATGGAGTTTCTTCATATTAGGTGATTCTCAATTACTAAACTCTCAAACCCAAGCTCTTCTTCAACTAAAGAAGCATTTAGAATACCCAAAACAGCTTGATAGCTGGTATGATAGAAGAACAATGTTTTGCTTTTTACCACCATCTTCAAAAGTAAACATTTCATGCGAGTTCCACTCAGTAACTGAGTTGAAAATTATGGGTGATAAGCCTTCCATTGAAGTCACTGATTTTCATGGTTTCCCAATCCCAAATCAAACATTATCACTTTCCTTTTCAATGGATTCTTTTGTTACAACTTTGACTAGGTTGACAAGCTTGAAAGTTCTTAGTTTGGTTTCTTTAGGAATTTGGGGTCCTCTCCCTAATAAAATCCATAGGTTATCATCACTTGAGTGTTTAGATTTGAGTTCCAATTTCCTTTTTGGTTCAATCCCTCCTAAAGTTTCAACAATGGTGAAGATTCAGACACTTGTGTTGGATGATAATTTCTTCAATGATACAGTCCACGTGTTTGATTTTACGTCTAACTTAACAAGTTTGAGCTTGAAGAACAACAAGTTGAAGCAAGGTCCATTAGATTTCACTAGTTTAACACATTTGAAAGTGTTGGATTTGAGTGGAAACAGATTGTATTCACATTTACCAACAATTCCCAAAGGTTTGATTATGGTTTCCCTCAATAGAAACTCCTTCGATGGTGAAATCCCACCACAATATACCCTTTTAACACACCTTCAACACCTTGATATCTCATTCAATAACCTCATCAGTATACCTCCAGCTTCACTTTTCTCATTGCCAAACATCAGTTCCTTGAATTTGGCATCAAATATGTTGAGTGGATCACTTGGATACTACAATCTAACATGTGGGAACAACCTTGAGTTTGTTGATATATCAGACAATAGGCTAACAGGGAGTTTACCTTCATGTTTGAACTCTGAATCAGGCAATAAAGTTGTCAACTTCAGTGGCAACTGTTTATCCATTGATCATCATCATCAGCATCCATTATCATATTGCAGAGATAAAGTTCATAAGGATCAAAGCACTCAAAATGCCAATGGCTTAGGTGTTTCAGTCAGTCTCATTGTAGGCATAGTTGTTATCATTGTCCTTTTGGGTATTGCCTTTGTAATCATTTGCAGACATTACTGCCATCGACGGATATCAGAGCAACATTTGCTGCACAAATCAGTACATGAAAACTCAGCAACAGGGTTCTCTTCTGAGATACTAAACAATGCAA gGTCAATTTCTGAAACTACTAAGTTAGGGACTCAAGGTCTCCCACCATGTAGATCATTCACTTTGGAAGAGTTAAATGAAGCCACAAACAACTTTGATAACTCTGCTTTTCTGGGTGAAGGTTCATATGGAAAg CTTTATAAAGGAAGATTGGAGGGTGGAAGCCAAGTTGCTATAAGGTGCCTGCCAACAACAAAGAAATACTGGATTAGAAACCTCAAACTCAGGCTAGATATGCTTGCAAAGATTCGCCACCCGCATTTGGTTGCCATTCTGGGGCACTGCATTGAAGTTAAACAAGATGACGGCAGTGTCAACAGGGTCTTCCTTGTTTATGAATACATTCCTAATGGGAATTTTCGTTCTTATCTCTCTG AGAACTGTGTTGGAGAGGTTCTGAATTGGTCTGAACGACTGGCGGTTTTAATCGGTGTTTGCAAGGCTGTGCAATTCTTGCATACCGGAGTTATTCCTGGTTTCTTTCACAATAGATTGAAGACCAACAACATCTTGCTCAACGAGCATCGGATGGCGAAACTCAATGACTACGGTCTGTCGATTATCTCCGAAGAAACCAACAACAATTATAAG GTAAAAGGAGAGGATCCTAAATCATG GCAAATGACGAGATTAGAGGACGATGTTTACAGCTTTGGCCTCATCTTGTTGGAGACGATGATTGGATGCTCCCTAGCTGCTAAAAAGGAAGGGATTCTACGAGATGAATTG GCATGTTTAAGCAAGCAGGAAGGGCGAGGAAGGTTGATGAACCCAGTGGTTTCAGCTACAGCCTCACAAGAATCAATATCAATAGTGATTTCAATAACAAATAAGTGCATTTTCCCAGAATTATGGAGCCGCCCATCTTTTGAGGACATTCTTTGGAATTTGCAGTATGCAGCACAAGTTCAGGACCAGATTGTGAACAAAGATTAA
- the LOC121219320 gene encoding nucleolar protein 56, which produces MALYFLYESSSGYALFQAQGLDEIGQNTEAVRNSVADLNRFGKVVQLTAFQPFESAIDGLNQCNSVSEGLMTNELRSFLELNLPKVKEGKKSKFSLGVAEPKLGSHISETTKITCQSGEFVLELLRGVRLHFDKFIKDLKPGDLEKAQLGLAHSYSRAKVKFNVNRVDSMVIQAIFLLDTLDKDINSFSMRVREWYSWHFPELVKIVNDNYLYARVAKLIEDKSKLSEEHMPALTKILGDEDKAKETVEAGKASMGQDLTPVDLINVQLFAQRVMDLAEYRKNLYDYLVTKMNDIAPNLASLIGEVVGARLISHAGSLTNLAKCPSSTLQILGAEKALFRALKTRGNTPKYGLIFHSSFIGRASAKNKGRMARYLANKCSIASRIDCFAERGTTVFGEKLREQVEERLEFYDKGVAPRKNIDVMKSAIETTQNKDVEMEEAQPVEASAKKSKKKKSKPEDAPAKAANGDALEDAKSEKKKDKRKKEQGHGAEEMDGINGDVAEQDGTAKKKKKKSKDEVAAASKTIKKRKSKE; this is translated from the exons ATGGCTCTTTATTTCTTGTACGAATCATCTTCTGGGTATGCGCTATTCCAAGCTCAAGGGCTCGATGAAATCGGTCAAAACACAGAGGCTGTTAGGAACTCGGTTGCTGATCTGAACCGGTTCGGTAAGGTGGTTCAACTCACTGCTTTTCAGCCTTTTGAATCCGCCATTGATGGTCTCAACCAATGCAACTCTGTTTCTGAAG GGCTAATGACCAATGAGTTAAGGAGTTTTCTTGAGCTTAATCTCCCTAAAGTTAAGGAAGGCAAGAAATCCAAGTTCAGTCTTGGAGTTGCAGAGCCTAAGCTTGGTTCTCACATCTCCGAAACAACGAAAATTACATGCCAAAGTGGAGAGTTTGTGCTTGAGCTTCTTCGTGGTGTGCGGTTGCATTTTGATAAGTTTATCAAGGACCTAAAG CCCGGGGACTTAGAAAAAGCTCAGCTCGGTCTGGCGCACAGTTACAGCCGAGCAAAAGTTAAGTTCAATGTCAATCGAGTGGACAGTATGGTTATTCAAGCGATTTTCCTTCTCGATACTCTTGATAAGGATATCAATTCCTTTTCCATGAGAGT CAGGGAATGGTACTCTTGGCATTTCCCCGAGTTGGTAAAGATTGTCAACGACAATTATCTTTATGCTAGAGTTGCGAAGCTTATAGAGGATAAGTCAAAGTTGTCTGAAGAACACATGCCTGCCTTAACCAAAATACTTGGGGATGAGGACAAAGCAAAAGAAACCGTTGAAGCTGGCAAAGCATCAATGG GGCAGGATTTGACCCCGGTTGATTTGATCAATGTTCAGCTATTTGCTCAGAGAGTAATGGATCTTGCTGAGTATCGAAAGAATCTTTATGATTACTTAGTGACTAAGATGAACGACATTGCACCAAATTTGGCATCGTTGATTGGGGAAGTTGTTGGGGCTCGGTTGATCTCTCATGCTGGTAGTCTCACAAATTTGGCAAAATGTCCCTCTTCCACTCTTCAGATTCTTGGTGCTGAGAAGGCCCTTTTCAG GGCACTGAAAACACGAGGGAACACACCTAAGTATGGTCTAATTTTCCATTCATCTTTCATTGGTCGAGCATCTGCTAAAAACAAGGGCCGAATGGCACGCTATCTTGCAAATAAGTGTTCCATTGCTTCTCGCATAGATTGTTTTGCGG AGCGAGGCACCACTGTTTTTGGGGAGAAACTACGGGAACAAGTGGAGGAAAGACTCGAGTTCTATGACAAGGGTGTTGCACCTAGAAAAAACATTGATGTGATGAAGTCCGCAATTGAAACTACTCAAAACAAAG ATGTGGAAATGGAAGAAGCACAACCAGTTGAAGCTTCGGCAAAGAAAAGCAAGAAGAAGAAATCGAAACCCGAAGATGCCCCAGCCAAGGCTGCAAATGGAGATGCTTTGGAGGATGCTaaatcagaaaagaaaaaagataaaagaaagaagGAGCAGGGTCACGGAGCTGAGGAAATGGACGGCATTAACGGGGATGTCGCCGAACAAGATGGAACagccaagaagaagaaaaaaaagagcaaaGATGAAGTAGCTGCTGCAAGTAAAACTATAAAGAAAAGGAAGTCCAAGGAGTGA